In Flavobacterium gelatinilyticum, a genomic segment contains:
- the rpmA gene encoding 50S ribosomal protein L27, translated as MAHKKGVGSSKNGRESESKRLGVKIYGGQAAIAGNIIVRQRGSKHNPGENVYISKDHTLHAKVDGVVKFQKKRDNKSYVSIIPFEA; from the coding sequence ATGGCTCACAAGAAAGGTGTCGGTAGTTCGAAGAATGGTAGAGAATCAGAATCAAAACGTCTAGGCGTTAAGATTTATGGTGGTCAAGCTGCTATTGCTGGTAACATCATCGTTAGACAAAGAGGTTCAAAACACAATCCAGGAGAAAACGTTTACATTAGTAAAGATCACACTTTACATGCAAAAGTTGATGGAGTTGTTAAGTTCCAAAAGAAAAGAGATAACAAATCTTATGTATCTATTATTCCATTCGAGGCATAA
- the rplU gene encoding 50S ribosomal protein L21 codes for MYAIVEIAGQQFKVSKDLKVYVHRLANEEGSKVSFDKVLLLDDNGNVTLGAPAIEGASVEAKVLQHLKGDKVIVFKKKRRKGYKKRNGHRQYLTQIVIEGITAAGGTKKAAAKKAVVAEEAPATEEVEAAPKAKKAAPKAKKETTKE; via the coding sequence ATGTATGCAATCGTAGAGATAGCAGGGCAACAATTTAAAGTAAGCAAAGACTTAAAGGTTTATGTTCACCGTTTGGCTAACGAAGAAGGTTCAAAAGTTTCTTTTGACAAAGTTCTTTTATTAGATGATAACGGAAATGTAACTTTAGGCGCCCCAGCTATAGAAGGTGCTTCTGTAGAAGCTAAAGTGTTACAACACTTAAAAGGAGATAAAGTTATCGTTTTCAAAAAGAAAAGAAGAAAAGGATACAAAAAAAGAAATGGTCACAGACAATATCTTACTCAAATTGTAATTGAAGGTATTACTGCAGCAGGAGGAACTAAAAAAGCAGCAGCTAAAAAAGCAGTTGTAGCAGAAGAAGCACCGGCTACTGAAGAAGTAGAAGCAGCTCCAAAAGCAAAAAAAGCAGCTCCAAAAGCAAAAAAAGAGACTACTAAAGAATAA
- a CDS encoding M16 family metallopeptidase, giving the protein MKNSIMMLSAALMLGGTAHAQKVAFEEYNLDNGLHVILHNDPSAPVVITSVMYHVGSKDERPDRTGFAHFFEHLLFEGTQNIKRGEWMKIVTANGGVNNANTSDDRTYYYEVFPSNNLELGLWMESERLMHPIINKIGVETQNEVVKEEKRMRYDNQPYGNILPEVKKNMFKNHPYRWTTIGSMKDLDAATLEEFQAFNKKFYTPNNAVLVVAGDFDKAKAKEWVQKYFGPIPKGETVKKQTFTEEPITQTIKATYEDPNIQIPMVVASYRTPSMKTRDARILDLISSYLSDGKSSKLYKKIVDDKKMALQIGAVGFSQEDYGTYILYGLPMAPYTTADILKEMDEEIVKLQTDLISDKDYQKLQNKFDNNFVNANSSVEGIAENLASYYLLYGDVNLINTEIDIYHSITREEIREAARKYLNPNQRLILDYVPSQKSQN; this is encoded by the coding sequence ATGAAAAATTCAATAATGATGTTAAGTGCAGCACTAATGCTTGGCGGAACAGCTCATGCTCAAAAGGTAGCTTTTGAAGAATACAATTTAGACAATGGTCTGCATGTTATCCTGCATAACGATCCATCGGCTCCGGTAGTGATTACATCGGTAATGTATCACGTGGGTTCAAAAGACGAACGCCCTGACCGCACCGGTTTTGCACATTTCTTCGAACATTTATTATTTGAAGGCACACAAAATATAAAACGCGGCGAATGGATGAAAATCGTTACCGCAAACGGAGGTGTTAATAACGCCAACACTTCAGACGACAGAACGTATTATTATGAAGTTTTCCCGTCAAATAACTTAGAATTAGGTTTATGGATGGAATCTGAAAGATTAATGCACCCAATCATTAATAAAATTGGAGTTGAAACACAAAACGAAGTCGTAAAAGAAGAAAAAAGAATGCGTTACGACAATCAGCCTTACGGAAATATTCTGCCGGAGGTAAAAAAGAATATGTTCAAAAACCATCCGTACCGCTGGACGACTATCGGTTCTATGAAAGATCTGGATGCCGCAACACTTGAAGAGTTCCAGGCATTTAATAAAAAATTCTATACCCCAAACAACGCTGTTCTGGTTGTAGCCGGAGATTTTGACAAAGCAAAAGCCAAAGAATGGGTTCAGAAATATTTTGGACCAATCCCAAAAGGCGAAACAGTAAAAAAACAAACTTTTACCGAAGAGCCAATCACCCAGACCATAAAAGCAACGTATGAAGACCCAAACATTCAGATCCCAATGGTTGTGGCTTCGTACAGAACGCCGTCTATGAAAACAAGAGACGCCAGAATCCTCGATCTGATTTCTTCTTATTTAAGTGACGGGAAAAGCTCTAAACTGTACAAGAAAATTGTCGACGACAAAAAAATGGCGCTTCAAATAGGCGCAGTTGGTTTTAGTCAGGAAGATTACGGAACCTATATATTATACGGTCTGCCAATGGCACCTTATACAACAGCCGATATTTTAAAAGAAATGGATGAAGAAATTGTAAAACTTCAAACCGATTTGATTTCTGATAAAGATTACCAAAAATTACAAAACAAATTCGATAATAATTTTGTGAATGCAAATTCCAGCGTAGAAGGAATTGCAGAAAACCTGGCTTCTTATTATTTATTGTACGGAGATGTAAACCTGATCAACACCGAAATTGATATTTACCACTCGATTACAAGAGAAGAAATCAGAGAAGCAGCCAGGAAATATCTAAACCCTAATCAGCGATTGATTTTAGATTATGTTCCTTCTCAAAAATCTCAAAACTAA
- a CDS encoding insulinase family protein produces MKYIHTFLILFFLTGIMQAQNRPQPKPGNPPVVNIKKPQTFILDNGMKVLVVENHKLPRVSFNLTLDNAPFTEGNKKGVDELTSSLIGNGTKKTSKEAFNEEIDFYGANINFTSQGAFASSLSKYSGRVLELLAEGALQPNFTQAEFDKEKAKLIEGLKADEKSVPAIANRVVDVLTFGKNHPNGEYLSEETVKNVTLADVQNNYNTYFVPENAYLVIIGDVKLKEVKPAVEKLFKGWKKQAAPKNTYPDPEKASQLQIDFVDVPNAVQSEISLVNTVNLRMSNPDFFPAVIANQILGGDFNSYLNMNLREQHAWTYGANSSLGSGKYVSKFKASSAVRNTVTDSAVVQFIKEIKRVRTEKVSEDVLKNVKAGYIGRFVMQVEKPQAVARYALNIETEKLPADFYEKYIQTINNVTVDDIYRVANKYFMLDNMRIVVVGKGSDVIEGLEKLQIPIYYYDKYGNPVEKPAVKKEAPSNITAKTVFENYIKAIGGEKAVAAVKTLYMNGTTTIPQAPGPLTFTSKLDSKGKMMVSLSMGTMTLMKQVVNEKGAYIEQQGQRKNLEGEDLNDMKANAAPFEELQILLKRTDLKVDGIEPINGKDAYAIKDGKTTYFYDVKSGLKVAESKVREQGGKSVTQITNFNDYKEVKGVKVPFNLVQNIGFELDIKMSEIKINEGVSDADFK; encoded by the coding sequence ATGAAATATATACACACTTTTTTAATCCTTTTTTTCCTTACCGGAATTATGCAAGCACAAAATCGTCCACAGCCAAAACCAGGAAACCCGCCAGTTGTCAATATTAAAAAGCCTCAGACTTTTATTTTGGACAACGGTATGAAAGTTTTGGTTGTCGAAAACCATAAACTGCCAAGAGTAAGTTTCAATTTAACACTGGACAACGCTCCTTTTACCGAAGGAAATAAAAAAGGCGTCGACGAATTAACGAGCAGTTTAATTGGAAACGGAACCAAAAAAACATCAAAAGAAGCGTTTAACGAAGAAATTGATTTTTACGGAGCCAATATCAATTTTACCTCACAAGGCGCATTTGCAAGTTCACTTTCTAAATATTCAGGCCGTGTTCTGGAACTTTTGGCCGAAGGTGCTTTACAGCCAAACTTCACCCAAGCCGAATTTGATAAAGAAAAAGCAAAATTAATTGAAGGGCTTAAAGCCGATGAAAAAAGCGTTCCGGCTATTGCAAACCGCGTGGTTGATGTTTTAACTTTCGGAAAAAACCATCCTAATGGAGAATATCTTTCTGAAGAAACAGTAAAAAATGTAACCCTTGCTGATGTTCAAAATAACTACAACACGTATTTTGTTCCCGAAAATGCCTATTTGGTTATCATTGGCGATGTTAAACTAAAAGAAGTAAAACCGGCGGTTGAAAAACTTTTTAAGGGATGGAAAAAACAAGCCGCTCCAAAAAATACGTATCCGGATCCGGAAAAAGCTTCACAACTTCAAATTGATTTTGTTGATGTGCCAAATGCCGTTCAGTCTGAAATTTCTTTGGTAAATACCGTTAATTTAAGAATGAGTAATCCTGATTTCTTTCCGGCTGTTATTGCCAATCAGATTTTAGGAGGCGATTTCAACAGTTATTTAAATATGAATCTGCGCGAACAACATGCCTGGACATATGGTGCAAATTCAAGCCTTGGAAGCGGAAAATATGTCAGCAAATTCAAAGCTTCGTCTGCTGTTAGAAACACTGTAACAGACAGTGCTGTGGTTCAGTTTATAAAAGAAATTAAACGTGTAAGAACCGAAAAAGTTTCTGAAGATGTCCTTAAAAATGTAAAAGCAGGATATATTGGCCGCTTTGTAATGCAGGTCGAAAAACCTCAGGCCGTTGCCCGATATGCTTTAAACATCGAAACAGAAAAACTTCCGGCAGATTTCTACGAAAAATACATTCAGACCATTAACAATGTTACGGTCGATGATATTTATCGTGTTGCCAACAAATATTTCATGCTTGATAATATGCGAATTGTGGTTGTTGGGAAAGGTTCTGATGTAATTGAAGGTCTTGAAAAACTTCAAATCCCGATTTATTATTATGACAAATACGGAAATCCGGTTGAAAAACCAGCTGTAAAAAAAGAAGCACCATCGAATATTACAGCCAAAACTGTTTTCGAAAACTACATTAAAGCCATTGGAGGAGAAAAAGCCGTTGCTGCCGTAAAAACACTTTACATGAACGGAACAACGACTATTCCGCAGGCTCCGGGACCGCTTACTTTTACTTCAAAATTAGATTCTAAAGGAAAAATGATGGTATCGCTTTCTATGGGAACCATGACTTTGATGAAACAGGTTGTAAACGAAAAAGGGGCATATATTGAACAACAGGGACAACGCAAAAACCTTGAAGGCGAAGATTTAAATGATATGAAGGCAAACGCTGCTCCTTTTGAAGAACTTCAAATATTGCTAAAAAGAACCGATTTAAAAGTTGACGGCATTGAACCAATTAACGGAAAAGATGCCTACGCTATAAAAGACGGCAAAACGACTTATTTCTATGATGTAAAATCTGGATTAAAAGTAGCAGAATCAAAAGTACGCGAACAAGGCGGAAAATCGGTTACACAAATCACAAACTTCAATGATTATAAAGAAGTAAAAGGCGTAAAAGTTCCTTTTAACCTCGTACAAAATATTGGCTTTGAACTGGACATCAAAATGTCTGAAATCAAAATCAACGAAGGAGTTTCTGATGCAGATTTTAAATAA
- a CDS encoding DMT family transporter, whose protein sequence is MEAKQLKWAYLLVLSLVWGSSFILIKRGLVGLSAVQVGAFRIIFAALLLLIFGFKSLLKISAGQWKFVAMTSFFGTFVPAFLFAIAETEVDSSIVAIMNSLTPLNTLVLGAILFGIQFQKRQVWGVFIGLIGCLLLVLSGAVAHPGQNYYYVGLVVIATICYAVNVNLIKRYLPDLNSVSITTGNFAVLLIPALIILGSTDISQKLSLEETQHSIFFVMILGVVGTGIANILFFKLIQISSPVFATSVTYLIPIVAFFWGLLDNEMLTPIQFFGAFIILIGVYLSAKK, encoded by the coding sequence ATGGAGGCAAAACAATTAAAATGGGCGTACTTATTAGTATTGTCTTTGGTTTGGGGAAGTTCATTTATATTGATTAAAAGAGGATTAGTCGGTTTATCGGCGGTTCAGGTTGGGGCATTCCGAATCATTTTTGCAGCCTTGCTTTTGCTTATTTTTGGGTTTAAAAGTCTGTTGAAAATCTCTGCCGGTCAATGGAAATTTGTGGCTATGACGTCTTTTTTCGGGACTTTTGTTCCGGCGTTTCTCTTCGCAATTGCAGAGACCGAAGTCGATAGTTCGATTGTAGCCATCATGAATTCGCTTACCCCTTTGAATACTTTGGTTTTGGGAGCGATTTTATTTGGAATCCAATTTCAGAAACGTCAGGTTTGGGGTGTTTTCATTGGTTTGATTGGCTGTTTACTGCTGGTTTTAAGCGGGGCCGTGGCACATCCGGGACAAAACTACTATTATGTAGGTTTGGTAGTTATTGCCACAATTTGTTATGCGGTAAATGTAAATTTGATTAAAAGATATCTTCCTGATTTAAATTCGGTAAGTATTACAACAGGAAATTTTGCCGTTTTGCTGATTCCGGCCTTGATTATTTTAGGTTCTACAGATATTTCTCAGAAACTAAGCCTCGAAGAAACGCAGCATTCTATTTTCTTTGTCATGATTTTAGGCGTTGTAGGAACAGGAATTGCGAATATTTTATTCTTTAAACTTATTCAGATTTCGTCTCCGGTTTTTGCAACATCGGTAACGTATTTAATCCCTATTGTAGCTTTCTTTTGGGGATTATTAGATAACGAAATGCTTACGCCAATTCAGTTTTTTGGAGCGTTTATTATTTTGATTGGAGTATATTTGTCAGCGAAGAAGTAA
- a CDS encoding heavy-metal-associated domain-containing protein — MKITKIIAVAAIAGLTFVSCKKEEDKNLANIKTEETAPKAHVAIAPENVQTASFEIEGMTCAMGCAKTIEKELSNLDGVEKAAVDFDKKTATVTFDKTVQNPESLTKIVQATGDGKTYKVSNFKS; from the coding sequence ATGAAAATTACAAAAATCATCGCTGTTGCCGCAATCGCCGGTTTAACATTCGTAAGCTGTAAAAAAGAAGAAGATAAAAATCTTGCTAATATAAAAACCGAAGAAACTGCTCCTAAAGCACACGTGGCAATTGCACCTGAAAATGTACAGACTGCAAGTTTCGAAATCGAAGGAATGACTTGTGCAATGGGCTGCGCTAAAACTATCGAGAAAGAATTATCGAACTTAGATGGTGTAGAAAAAGCAGCGGTTGACTTTGACAAAAAAACAGCAACGGTTACTTTTGACAAAACAGTTCAAAATCCGGAATCTTTAACCAAAATTGTTCAGGCAACTGGAGACGGAAAAACATATAAAGTTTCGAACTTTAAGTCGTAA
- a CDS encoding Crp/Fnr family transcriptional regulator yields MTLESAYSTNPIVQQFLRYGNLSAEAVKDIDQRTMHFLKKKNEHFLKEGQNLSSYFVIAKGIIRAYFHRNEKEVNTWFGEEDQIFGSILPVYADKPSFENIQFLEDSEIYAISSYDLNDLYRIYPELNLIGRKIAEEVCIILEERAVSLHTESAAERYETLIRLQPNLLNRINLGHIASYLGITQETLSRIRKQ; encoded by the coding sequence ATGACATTAGAGTCCGCTTATTCTACAAATCCAATCGTGCAGCAATTTCTTAGATATGGTAATCTGAGTGCCGAAGCTGTAAAAGATATTGACCAGAGAACCATGCATTTTCTTAAAAAGAAGAATGAGCATTTTTTAAAAGAAGGGCAAAATCTATCAAGCTATTTTGTAATTGCCAAAGGAATAATACGCGCTTATTTTCATAGAAACGAAAAGGAAGTTAATACATGGTTTGGTGAAGAAGATCAAATTTTTGGTTCTATTCTGCCTGTCTATGCTGATAAACCATCGTTTGAGAATATCCAGTTTCTTGAAGATTCAGAAATATATGCCATTTCATCGTATGATTTAAATGATCTCTACCGCATTTATCCCGAGTTAAACTTAATTGGAAGAAAAATAGCCGAAGAGGTTTGCATCATTCTCGAAGAAAGAGCGGTTTCATTGCATACAGAATCGGCTGCAGAGCGTTATGAAACGTTGATACGATTGCAGCCTAATCTTCTAAACCGAATCAATCTCGGACATATCGCCTCCTATTTGGGCATTACTCAGGAAACCTTAAGCCGAATTAGAAAACAATGA
- a CDS encoding DMT family transporter, which produces MNWIALVIAGIFEIGWPLGMKMAQQSENNKFIWILTAVLSMVVSGSLLFYSQKTIPIGTAYAVWTGIGAVGTLVVGILFFGDSSNILRLLSAVLIVAGIIGLKLF; this is translated from the coding sequence ATGAATTGGATTGCTTTAGTCATTGCAGGAATTTTCGAAATTGGCTGGCCTTTGGGCATGAAAATGGCCCAACAATCAGAAAACAATAAATTTATCTGGATACTTACTGCTGTTTTATCAATGGTCGTGAGCGGAAGTTTGTTGTTTTATTCTCAAAAAACAATTCCTATAGGCACTGCTTATGCGGTTTGGACAGGAATTGGCGCAGTTGGCACACTTGTAGTCGGGATATTATTTTTTGGAGATTCATCTAATATTCTCAGACTTTTATCTGCCGTTTTAATCGTTGCAGGAATCATCGGTTTGAAATTGTTTTAA
- the gldD gene encoding gliding motility lipoprotein GldD, with protein MLKKIISVSVILVVLTLVSCKDDVLPKPGSFLRLDYPEAKYVNFANNCPFGFEMNEDAIIKGEKDCGFAITYPKMKATIYLTYKPVNGNIENLLKDAQKLTYEHVIKADDILEQPYLNPEKKVYGMFYQVNGNAATNSQFYVTDSTKHFLIGSVYFYAKPNFDSIMPAASYVKNDMQRIMETLKWK; from the coding sequence ATGTTAAAAAAAATAATTTCGGTAAGTGTCATTTTGGTAGTTTTAACTCTTGTAAGCTGTAAAGACGATGTACTGCCAAAACCCGGAAGTTTCCTGAGACTTGATTATCCTGAAGCAAAATATGTAAACTTTGCCAATAATTGTCCGTTTGGTTTTGAAATGAATGAAGATGCCATCATTAAAGGAGAAAAAGACTGTGGTTTTGCCATAACGTATCCAAAAATGAAAGCAACGATTTATTTGACTTATAAACCTGTAAACGGCAATATAGAAAATCTTTTAAAAGACGCTCAAAAACTAACTTATGAGCATGTTATTAAAGCTGATGATATTTTGGAACAGCCGTATTTAAATCCTGAAAAGAAAGTGTACGGAATGTTTTATCAGGTAAACGGAAATGCTGCCACAAACTCGCAGTTTTATGTGACGGACAGTACAAAACATTTCTTAATTGGGTCTGTTTATTTTTATGCAAAACCTAATTTCGATTCGATTATGCCGGCAGCAAGTTATGTTAAAAACGACATGCAGCGAATTATGGAAACATTAAAATGGAAATAA